TCATAGGCATGGAGATAGCGCCCATGATGTGACTGGTGTTGAAGAGATTGCGATCGCGCACATCGATAATTGTCAGTGCTGGTTCGCCCCAGTCTAGTCTAGCTTTCAAGTCATAAACAAGCGATCGCGCCTTCATAGGTGGAGGCGTGGGAATCAGGTTTGGGAAGGGGCTCATAGTCTTGGCAATTTTTTATCACGTTACCTGCAATTTAACAACTTCTTTTACGATTTGCAAACTTTTATTGATAAATTATTTACATATCTAAGCATTTATGCTTATGAGCGGCACAGCCAAAATATAGCAACCGCTTTCGTCAGTTAGGACTTTCTTAATTCCTGAAACCCTACTCCCTAGCCCCTAGCTATATTTGTCTATTAGACATCTCCTTTCATAGAATGTAGAGACGTTGCATGCAACGTCTCTACAAGGGTTACAGGTAACGCACCTTTAATTTCTGGAGATGACTATTTGCTCTGCGTTGATTTATGATTTTTTAGCCGATCGGCCACATTATAATCATCAGATCCAGGAGGAGTTCTCGATTCGGAAACGCCTTCTGTGGGGCCACCGATCGCTTTCCATGCCGCCAAACCGCCTTGCAGTTCGGCTACTTTTTCAAACCCAGCACTACGAAGCTGATTCGCAGCTTGAGCTGTGCGATCGTCGCTATCAGCGTAGACGTAGATATCGCGGTTGAGATCTATACTGGGTTTGGCGCGTTCTACCAATTCATCGATCGGCATGGGCATAGCTCCCGTAATATGACCGTCGTTGTAGACTTCGCGATCGCGCACATCTAAAATTGTAAAAGCTGGTTCGCCCCATTCCAGACGAGATTTGAGGTCATGTGCAGAGGACTGGGGTTTGAATCCCGGCGGGGTAGGAGTAATGTTCGGCAGCTTGCTTTTAGCGGATTCGATCGCGTCTGAAACCTTGTCGCCAGAGTGTTTAACATCCTCTGTCAACTTTTCTTTAACAGTTTGAGCGGCGTCTGAAACCTTGTCGCCAGCCTTTTGAATGCCTTCAGAGATGTTATTTTTAGCTTCTTGAGCTTTGTCTTGGATGTTTTCCATGTTTCGATTCTCTGTTACTTCACCTGAAATGTAACAAAGCATTAAAATGAGCTAATCTTTCTCTGGGGGGATCGCTGCAATTATCTTTCTTTAGGCACAGTTTATCCTTCTTTAGACTGAGTTGAGTCAGGAGATTCAGAGTCATTAGTAGGGCTTATCTCAGCACGCAGCTTTTCGAGGTTTGCGCGAATACCGATAGTTTGGGGATGGTTTGAGCCTAGAGTGCGATCGCTAATTTCCAAAGCTTGCAATAACAGCGGTTCTGCTTGGCTATATCTTCCTTGGGATTTGTAGAGATATGCCAGATTGTTCAGACTTGTGGCGACATCGGGATGTTCATCTCCCAACCAGCATTTTCTCAATTCCAAAGCTTGCAAATACAGCGGTTCTGCTTGGCTGTATCTTCCTTGGGATTTGTAGAGATATGCCAGATTGTTCAGACTTGTGGCGACATCAAGATGTTCATCTCCCAACCAGCGTTTTCTCAATTCCAAAGTTTGCAATAACAGCGGTTCTGCTTGGCTGTATCTTTCTTGGGAATAGTAGAGATTTGCCAGATTGTTCAGACTTGTGGCGACATCGGGATGTTCATCTCCCAACAAGCGTTTTCTCAATTCCAAAGTTTGCAATAACAGCGGTTCTGCTTCGCTGTATCTTCCTTGGGAATAGTAGAGATTTGCCAGATTGTTCAGACTTGTGGCGACATCGGGATGTTCATCTCCCAACCAGCGTTTTCTCAATTCCAAACCTTGCAATAACAGCGGTTCTGCTTCGCTGTATCTTCCTTGGGAATAGTAGAGATTTGCCAGATTGTGCAAGCTTTCTGATAAGTCTGTTTCTAAACCAAGCTTTTTTTGTAAAGCAACAGCCTTGCGAAAATACTCTATTGCCAGTTCTTGTTCTTTTTGATAATCTTGAGCCTCACCTCCTTGCAGCCTTCTGTTGTAAATCTCACCAATTCTCGCGTACAAGGTAGCCAACAGAGGATCTTCAGCACCTCGTTTCCCTTCAATCTGTTGAATCAGTTGCTGCAAATCTTCTACCGACAGAAAGTATGGATCGTCATCATTATTAGGTGATTCATCCCGCTCCAAAAATGACCGTAATGGTGTAATCTCCTTAGCCGAAATTAAAGCAGTCTTTTTGGACTCAAACCGAAACACACCCTTGCGCCAACTCCAAAAATCTGGAGCTTTTTTAATCAAGTTAATTAAGATTTGATTAGTCACCCAAATCACAATAGGATAAGGAAACTCTCGCAAAGCTTCCCGCGTCCACTGCAAATAACCGAAAAAAATCTCCTGTTCCGAACGTTCAGCCCCTAATTTAAGAAAATATAGTTTCTCTGCACCCGTCACCGTCAATACTGCTTTGCTACCATTTTGCAGATACTCATCTGCTTGCAGTACTTCCGCAATAGCAGCCCTAATACTCGGTTCGCCTTTGGGCAATTCTACCCGATAATTACGAATATCTGGCGCTAGTTCAGCTTCATAGCGTGCAATTATCCCGTCTCGAAAATTACTATCGTCGCAAACAGCAATCAATAAAGATAATACTCCCTGGCTAGCCTCAATAGTAACTAGCAAATCCTCAGAGTTTTCTTGATTTTTATCTTGCGGCTCTGCCATCTCTTGGGATATCATTAGATCAACCCCTGTTCTCTCAATAGCTCAATTACAATTGGGTGAACATCGTACCAATTTTGACGATTGCGATACTCCAAAACATACAACCCATGTAGCAAGTCTAAAAACTCTGGCTGCTTTGGGTCATCCGGTGTAAATTGTTGATACGTCTTATGCAAGATTTCATAATCAACCTTACCTAAAGGAATGGCAAAATCATTGCGGATACCGTTAACTGCTTTATCTAAAATCTCATCATCAATCATCATAGCAGTTTGAGCGGGTTGCCGCCTGATTAATCGCAGACAAATCCTGCAACATTCATTGGCAATGCGAATCAATTCCCGCAGCACACCGCCACTCATTAAAACCATCTTTTCTGCCGTCTGCGGTTCTAATAGCTGACTTGATATGCGCTTATTTAGAATTTGACATAAAATATCTTTAGCCTCCATGCGAATAACTGGATTAGGTAGGCGGCTTTGTCCTTTCTCAAACAACTTCAAGACAGGCATCACCACTATTTGGTCATTGGTTTCTGTCTCAATCAGAGGTCGAAGAAACTTGTCTCGCAAAACAGCAATAGGTATCGTGTAAATAATCCGAAATCCAGGTAAGCATAGAGCCTTGATGTTATCTCGGTAAATTTCGTCAACTCGCGCTAACTCTAGCTTATCCAAGTCATCGATAATAACCAAAACATCTTTTTTACTAGCAACCTGAATAACAGCAGCGATTTCATTGATTCGCGCTACTAAGTCGGAAACCTTCCTCTCAAACTCTTGCTTGATTTCTTGGCGAACAACAGCATCCGCTTTCAGCTTGCCGCTAATAATTTTGAATAAATCAAAGCCTACCGAAGTTTCAGCTTGTACTTTCTCTTCTTCTATGCGAGTTTTACTAGCAAACCACTTATATATAGCATTTTTGTTTGCTGGCGGTATCTGTACTTGCTGTTTTTCCGCCTCGTACATTAAGTTGACCGCAAT
The sequence above is drawn from the Argonema galeatum A003/A1 genome and encodes:
- a CDS encoding tetratricopeptide repeat protein, with translation MISQEMAEPQDKNQENSEDLLVTIEASQGVLSLLIAVCDDSNFRDGIIARYEAELAPDIRNYRVELPKGEPSIRAAIAEVLQADEYLQNGSKAVLTVTGAEKLYFLKLGAERSEQEIFFGYLQWTREALREFPYPIVIWVTNQILINLIKKAPDFWSWRKGVFRFESKKTALISAKEITPLRSFLERDESPNNDDDPYFLSVEDLQQLIQQIEGKRGAEDPLLATLYARIGEIYNRRLQGGEAQDYQKEQELAIEYFRKAVALQKKLGLETDLSESLHNLANLYYSQGRYSEAEPLLLQGLELRKRWLGDEHPDVATSLNNLANLYYSQGRYSEAEPLLLQTLELRKRLLGDEHPDVATSLNNLANLYYSQERYSQAEPLLLQTLELRKRWLGDEHLDVATSLNNLAYLYKSQGRYSQAEPLYLQALELRKCWLGDEHPDVATSLNNLAYLYKSQGRYSQAEPLLLQALEISDRTLGSNHPQTIGIRANLEKLRAEISPTNDSESPDSTQSKEG
- a CDS encoding ATP-binding protein yields the protein MSGDLLKVFQEAYRNLELLPLLEQRELDKFRVDYGREIIEELEQLVEDSPSGDGKIIFTGHRGCGKSTLLAEFGRWLDDRYFVVSFSISDTIEMSDINHINILFAIAVNLMYEAEKQQVQIPPANKNAIYKWFASKTRIEEEKVQAETSVGFDLFKIISGKLKADAVVRQEIKQEFERKVSDLVARINEIAAVIQVASKKDVLVIIDDLDKLELARVDEIYRDNIKALCLPGFRIIYTIPIAVLRDKFLRPLIETETNDQIVVMPVLKLFEKGQSRLPNPVIRMEAKDILCQILNKRISSQLLEPQTAEKMVLMSGGVLRELIRIANECCRICLRLIRRQPAQTAMMIDDEILDKAVNGIRNDFAIPLGKVDYEILHKTYQQFTPDDPKQPEFLDLLHGLYVLEYRNRQNWYDVHPIVIELLREQGLI
- a CDS encoding rhodanese-like domain-containing protein, whose protein sequence is MENIQDKAQEAKNNISEGIQKAGDKVSDAAQTVKEKLTEDVKHSGDKVSDAIESAKSKLPNITPTPPGFKPQSSAHDLKSRLEWGEPAFTILDVRDREVYNDGHITGAMPMPIDELVERAKPSIDLNRDIYVYADSDDRTAQAANQLRSAGFEKVAELQGGLAAWKAIGGPTEGVSESRTPPGSDDYNVADRLKNHKSTQSK